Genomic window (Halococcus saccharolyticus DSM 5350):
GTCTCCTCGGTCGTGAACGCGTCCACGACGCCCGTCGTGCGGCTCAGAAGCGGGTTCGCATCGTCCGCTGCGGCGTCGGGTGCCGAACCAGGTTCACCTGGATGTTCGGCTTCGTCGAGGGCAGTGTCGGACCCCTCCTCCGTCTCCGCGGCCGCCGCTTCCGCGGCTGCTTCCGCCTCGTCGAACCGATCAAGGATCGCCCGAGCCTTCTCGGGTTCGCCGTCGCTCGTCGCCATACTGGCCTGGGCGACCGCCTCCTGTTCGCTCAGGTCGTGAAACGCTTCGGTCGGGGCGGCCCGGACGCCTGCGGCGTCGAGAGGTTCGAGATCGATCGCGGTCGGATCGCCGGCTCGGCCGGTCTCCGCTGCGGCGGCGCTGGCGGAGCGGTAGAGCGCGTACGCGAACGAGAGCACGAGAACGGCGACGAACACCGCCCCCGCGACGACGGCGATCGCGAAGTCGCGCGGGAGGCCGAGCAGCGGGCCGATGTACTTAAACACCGGCTCGCTCGGCGAGAGGTAGGGGATCGCCGGCACCACGGTTTGATTCAAGAACCCGCCGACGCCGGCGACGATCAGGGCGGCGACCGCACCCGCCATGATCGTCGGTACCGCCAGAATCGCCCGCCAGCGCTCGCGGAGCACCCGTCCCGCGTCGATCGCGCTGCCGCCGCGCTGGAGTGTCACCACGACCTTGGTGAGACCGAGACTGAGCGCGTAGAGTGCAATGATCGGCACGGCCCAGAGCACCTGCGTAAAGGGGTCGGGTGGCGAGAACAGCGCACCGAAGGCGAACGCACCGATGATGGCGTACTTCCACTTCTCACGCCACGTCTCGTAGGGGACGATGCCGGTGAGCGAGAGGCCGGTCATCGCGAGCGGAAGCTGGGCGGCGAGCCCGAACGAAAGCATGAGCAGGAAAACGAACTGTGCCCAGAGCGTGATCGAGTAGGTTGGCTGGAAGCCGGCCCTGACCGAAAGCTCTGCGAGGAACGAGAACATCAACGGGAAGAACACGAAGTAACCGTAGGCGACGCCACCGAGAAAGAGCAGGGCGGCGATCAGCCCGATGGCAGCCACTTTCCAGCGCGACCCGATGGTGATCCAGTAGCCGCGCTCGCGGAGTGCCTCGCGCGAGTAGTAGAGCAGGGCGGGGAGTGCAACGATCCCGCCGACCGCGAGTGCGATCTTCGCCTGCAACAGCGGCACTTCGAACGGGGTGGTGCCGATGACCGAGGTCTCCTCGGCGACATCAGCCGGAAGTTGCGCGAAGAGATCCGTCTGCAGGCGATCCCAGACGTAGAGCCAGAGTGCGTAAAACGAGCCGAGAAACCCGATCAGAAAGACGATCGCGACCTTCTGGAGATGGGTCTGGGCGGCCGACAG
Coding sequences:
- a CDS encoding twin-arginine translocase subunit TatC; translation: MSGAVDDDVRRSVARGRETLGAMLSAAQTHLQKVAIVFLIGFLGSFYALWLYVWDRLQTDLFAQLPADVAEETSVIGTTPFEVPLLQAKIALAVGGIVALPALLYYSREALRERGYWITIGSRWKVAAIGLIAALLFLGGVAYGYFVFFPLMFSFLAELSVRAGFQPTYSITLWAQFVFLLMLSFGLAAQLPLAMTGLSLTGIVPYETWREKWKYAIIGAFAFGALFSPPDPFTQVLWAVPIIALYALSLGLTKVVVTLQRGGSAIDAGRVLRERWRAILAVPTIMAGAVAALIVAGVGGFLNQTVVPAIPYLSPSEPVFKYIGPLLGLPRDFAIAVVAGAVFVAVLVLSFAYALYRSASAAAAETGRAGDPTAIDLEPLDAAGVRAAPTEAFHDLSEQEAVAQASMATSDGEPEKARAILDRFDEAEAAAEAAAAETEEGSDTALDEAEHPGEPGSAPDAAADDANPLLSRTTGVVDAFTTEETTEEDVGGYYYDIAFVLDSLRSRAFLLLAIFMSVLAGTFLWFLGNLPGQSAPGIDQIRADFLGRLPATVRPEQVGIVELHPTEGLVFAIKLSTLFAALAVLPLLLYYAWPALRERGITAGDRRVLIVWAGALFVSLIGGVAVGYTTIAPAVISWLAADAIGAGMVVSYRISAAGWLVFFTTAGIGLLALVPVTMVLFHRGGLIPYRGMRNRWREVTVGVFAITAYVSPRGVFMMFILGVPIMLCYGLGLGLLWLYTLGGRRATWGREPGESAD